A genome region from Halorussus pelagicus includes the following:
- a CDS encoding oligosaccharide flippase family protein gives MARILGPEGYGTFYFLMAIVAFLDNPVTGWANACRKRLTEKDVPSGEAVGSTIAGIVIFSVIVFVGSWVASPLITAQVGNPDAWLLLSLLFVGMVSFLTSLEVLKATEQFGSSSWVQAGRDVVRVLAQAALVASGMGVAGMVGGMVVANLVVAPIVIYLVGAKPEIPSKDTLRSVWEFAKSSIPNGVVATAQSRMDVILLGLLVGQSVVGNYEVALRMTMPAMYVAGIAQGGLMGRISNRRSKGEEVITDIQNNLSYVSIIAIPLFFGALTVGRPVVVTAYSSKFAEAGVYLAGLAFFRAIRSQKSILVSTLDGIDRPELNLRVSTFVFVFNLTLGIGLLYTIGPFGVVVATVVSEAIAYVARAYFVRSLMPSLNLLPRPLLEQFASGVLMAAVTYAVRLALPLSFWPYVALVVGIGGVVYFSSLLLISEPFRTTIRALAEDAGLTNSNKAS, from the coding sequence TTGGCTCGCATCCTCGGCCCGGAGGGATACGGTACGTTCTATTTTCTCATGGCGATTGTCGCCTTTCTCGATAATCCAGTCACAGGGTGGGCGAACGCATGTCGAAAGCGGCTCACAGAAAAAGATGTTCCGTCAGGGGAAGCGGTCGGCTCAACAATTGCTGGAATTGTTATATTTTCCGTCATTGTATTCGTCGGTTCGTGGGTCGCATCGCCGCTTATCACTGCACAGGTCGGCAATCCTGACGCATGGCTCCTTCTGAGCTTGCTCTTCGTCGGGATGGTTTCGTTCCTCACCTCATTAGAGGTCCTAAAAGCAACTGAGCAGTTCGGGTCAAGCTCATGGGTTCAGGCTGGTAGGGACGTGGTGCGAGTGCTGGCCCAGGCCGCACTCGTCGCTTCAGGTATGGGCGTAGCCGGAATGGTTGGGGGCATGGTTGTCGCCAACCTCGTCGTAGCACCGATTGTAATCTACCTCGTCGGAGCCAAACCAGAGATACCATCGAAAGATACCCTTCGAAGCGTGTGGGAGTTCGCAAAGTCGAGTATTCCAAACGGAGTTGTGGCTACTGCTCAGAGTCGGATGGATGTCATTCTTCTCGGTCTTCTTGTTGGCCAGAGCGTCGTCGGGAATTACGAAGTTGCCCTTCGAATGACGATGCCCGCAATGTACGTGGCAGGAATCGCACAGGGCGGACTGATGGGGCGTATCAGTAACCGACGGAGCAAAGGTGAAGAGGTCATTACGGATATCCAGAACAATCTTTCGTACGTGAGTATTATCGCAATTCCGCTGTTCTTCGGCGCGCTTACCGTCGGTCGTCCCGTCGTCGTCACAGCCTACAGTAGCAAATTCGCTGAGGCAGGAGTTTACTTGGCGGGTCTTGCGTTCTTCCGAGCTATTCGTTCACAAAAGTCTATACTCGTTTCGACGTTGGATGGAATCGACCGACCGGAGCTCAACCTCCGTGTGTCTACGTTCGTCTTCGTCTTCAATCTCACGCTCGGAATCGGACTCCTGTACACCATCGGTCCGTTCGGCGTCGTCGTCGCTACCGTTGTGAGCGAAGCGATAGCGTACGTTGCTAGAGCATACTTCGTCCGGTCGTTGATGCCCTCTCTCAACCTTCTCCCACGACCACTGCTGGAACAGTTCGCTAGCGGCGTTCTGATGGCCGCGGTGACTTATGCGGTGCGTCTCGCACTACCACTTTCATTTTGGCCTTACGTTGCCCTGGTAGTCGGAATTGGAGGTGTAGTGTACTTCAGCTCACTGTTACTCATTAGCGAACCCTTCCGAACGACGATTCGAGCGCTTGCCGAAGATGCGGGACTAACTAACTCGAATAAAGCTAGCTAA
- a CDS encoding oligosaccharyl transferase, archaeosortase A system-associated, translated as MSQQTEQVEDSSDTAGSILDSFEDWYHVPVLAAALSFMLWVRLQSYDKFVQNGQVLFDGNDAWYHLRQVQYTVSNWPSTMPYDPWTYFPFGTSVGQFGTLYDQLVATAALIVGLGDPSQKTVAMTLLVAPAVLGTLVAIPTYLVGKRLGGRPGGLFGVIVLALFPGTFLQRGLVGFADHNIAEPLFQTFAVLAMMVALSVAEREKPVYELLVDRDFEALRAPIGYSVLAGVATALYLWTWPPGVMLVGIFAIFFGLKLTADYVRGVSPDHLAFVGAISMGVVGLLMLVPLGSLSPSPTKFSSLQPMLAFAVAVGCVFMAWLAREWDARDLSTALYPATVGGLILGIVGFVYVALPSVFSLVRTNLIRVVGFSTNAETGTIGEAQPYLSNVQPRLGIEWYDLILRDYGLMLFTAVIAAVWMVWRTYRTDDHRAEYLLVLVWAAFITAAAFTQIRFNYYLAVPVAVLNAYLVKQVLSLANVTSRESLTDIEGYQVLALVFVVLLIVPVLVTPASIGSSGYASVDNTQTAVQAGETQPGDISKWDGSLDWMANSTPAEGDYGDANNEDQLDYYGTFDQSNSDYDYPEGAYGVMSWWDYGHWITVEGERIPNANPFQEGAKTAANYLLAPNESEANEVIEALGGPTEETRYVMVDWKMASVYDNAGGKFFAPATFKENVSRSDYYERVYRQGQNGLQTAFNLRSQDYYESQMARLYLYHGSRMESQPIVVDWRARQYETPSGQVASLKMNEQGPNATLVRRFQTMEQARSFVANDSTAQVGGISQFPSETVEALNHYRVVNQSQASGTNNARWAQQLRAEMQLLQQGGAIRSPNQMFQTQPSWVKTFERVPGATVTGSGPANTTVTAAVRMSPVGQNGTFTYSQQAETGPNGEFTMTLPYSSTGYQNWGPENGYTNVSVRATGQYQFYTPQNFENGNVSFHNASADVTEAQVIGESDETTSVELTEESVSLQQNDQSGNNTAASGNQTADGNQTAPANGTDGGDETAANGTTGDSSSLAAPADAASADSQSQMTPEDALPEREDTAPARAGLVGAWGGALVIAGRD; from the coding sequence ATGAGCCAGCAGACTGAACAGGTCGAGGATTCGTCCGACACCGCCGGTTCTATCCTCGACTCGTTCGAGGACTGGTATCACGTCCCCGTACTCGCCGCAGCGCTTTCGTTCATGCTGTGGGTGCGACTCCAGTCGTACGACAAGTTCGTCCAGAACGGGCAAGTCCTCTTCGACGGGAACGACGCGTGGTATCACCTTCGACAGGTACAGTACACAGTGAGCAACTGGCCCTCCACGATGCCGTACGACCCGTGGACGTACTTCCCGTTCGGAACCAGCGTCGGCCAGTTCGGGACGCTCTATGACCAACTCGTCGCCACGGCGGCGCTGATAGTCGGTCTCGGCGACCCCTCCCAGAAGACGGTTGCGATGACCCTCCTCGTCGCGCCCGCTGTCCTCGGGACGCTCGTCGCCATCCCGACGTATTTGGTCGGCAAGCGCCTCGGCGGCCGCCCCGGCGGTCTGTTCGGGGTAATCGTCCTCGCGCTGTTCCCCGGTACGTTCCTCCAGCGGGGTCTCGTCGGCTTCGCCGACCACAACATCGCCGAGCCGCTGTTCCAGACGTTCGCGGTGTTGGCGATGATGGTCGCGCTGAGCGTCGCCGAGCGCGAGAAGCCGGTGTACGAACTGCTCGTGGACCGTGACTTCGAGGCGCTCAGAGCGCCCATCGGCTACAGCGTACTCGCGGGTGTCGCCACGGCGCTCTATCTCTGGACGTGGCCGCCGGGCGTCATGCTCGTGGGTATCTTCGCAATTTTCTTCGGGCTTAAGCTGACCGCTGACTACGTCCGCGGCGTCAGTCCGGATCACCTCGCGTTCGTCGGTGCGATCAGTATGGGGGTCGTGGGGCTGCTCATGCTGGTGCCGCTCGGTTCGCTGAGTCCGAGTCCGACCAAGTTCTCGTCGCTCCAGCCCATGCTCGCGTTCGCGGTCGCAGTCGGCTGCGTCTTCATGGCGTGGCTCGCCCGCGAGTGGGACGCTCGTGATCTCTCAACCGCGCTGTACCCCGCGACGGTCGGCGGTCTCATTCTCGGAATCGTCGGGTTCGTCTACGTCGCGCTCCCGTCGGTGTTCAGTCTCGTCAGGACCAACCTCATCCGGGTCGTCGGGTTCAGCACGAACGCCGAGACTGGGACCATCGGTGAGGCCCAACCCTACCTCTCGAACGTCCAACCACGACTCGGTATCGAGTGGTACGACCTCATCCTCCGAGATTACGGCCTGATGCTGTTTACGGCCGTCATCGCCGCGGTCTGGATGGTCTGGCGAACGTATCGGACCGACGACCACCGCGCCGAGTATCTCCTCGTGCTCGTTTGGGCCGCGTTCATCACCGCTGCGGCGTTCACGCAGATTCGGTTCAACTACTATCTGGCGGTGCCGGTCGCCGTGCTGAACGCCTACCTTGTCAAGCAGGTCCTCTCGCTGGCGAACGTCACGAGCCGCGAGTCGCTGACCGACATCGAGGGATACCAGGTTCTCGCGCTCGTGTTCGTTGTCCTGCTCATCGTGCCCGTGCTGGTCACACCGGCCAGCATCGGGTCGTCGGGATACGCGAGCGTCGATAACACCCAGACCGCGGTGCAGGCCGGAGAGACCCAGCCCGGCGACATCAGCAAGTGGGACGGGTCGCTCGACTGGATGGCCAACAGCACGCCCGCCGAGGGCGATTACGGCGACGCGAACAACGAAGACCAACTGGACTACTACGGCACCTTCGACCAGAGCAACAGCGACTACGACTACCCCGAAGGGGCCTACGGTGTGATGTCGTGGTGGGACTACGGCCACTGGATTACGGTCGAAGGCGAGCGCATTCCGAACGCCAACCCCTTCCAAGAGGGTGCGAAAACAGCGGCCAACTACCTACTCGCGCCGAACGAGTCCGAGGCCAACGAGGTCATCGAGGCCCTTGGCGGGCCGACCGAGGAGACTCGGTACGTGATGGTCGACTGGAAGATGGCCTCGGTGTACGACAACGCTGGCGGGAAGTTCTTCGCACCGGCGACGTTCAAGGAGAACGTCTCCCGGTCGGACTACTACGAACGTGTCTACCGACAGGGCCAGAACGGTCTCCAGACCGCGTTCAACCTGCGCTCACAGGACTACTACGAGAGCCAGATGGCTCGGCTCTACCTCTATCACGGTAGTCGGATGGAGTCCCAACCCATCGTCGTGGACTGGCGCGCCCGGCAGTACGAGACGCCGAGCGGACAGGTCGCCTCGCTCAAGATGAACGAACAGGGACCGAACGCGACGCTTGTCCGCCGGTTCCAGACGATGGAGCAGGCCCGCTCGTTCGTCGCTAACGACTCGACCGCGCAGGTCGGGGGCATCAGCCAGTTCCCGAGCGAAACCGTCGAGGCGCTGAACCACTACCGCGTCGTCAACCAGAGCCAAGCCTCGGGCACGAATAACGCCCGGTGGGCACAGCAACTCCGCGCAGAGATGCAACTGCTTCAGCAGGGCGGAGCGATTCGGAGTCCCAACCAGATGTTCCAGACCCAGCCCTCGTGGGTCAAGACGTTCGAGCGCGTGCCCGGCGCGACGGTGACGGGCAGCGGCCCGGCCAACACCACGGTCACGGCGGCGGTTCGGATGTCGCCGGTCGGCCAGAACGGCACGTTCACCTACAGCCAGCAGGCCGAAACTGGTCCGAACGGCGAGTTCACGATGACGCTGCCGTACTCCTCGACCGGGTACCAGAACTGGGGACCGGAGAACGGCTACACCAACGTCAGCGTCCGCGCGACTGGTCAGTACCAGTTCTACACGCCCCAGAACTTCGAGAACGGAAACGTTAGCTTCCACAACGCTTCCGCGGACGTGACCGAGGCGCAGGTCATCGGCGAGAGCGACGAGACCACCTCGGTCGAACTGACCGAGGAGTCGGTCTCGCTCCAGCAGAACGACCAGTCGGGTAACAACACGGCGGCGTCCGGCAATCAGACCGCCGACGGCAACCAGACCGCGCCCGCCAACGGCACCGACGGCGGCGACGAGACGGCCGCGAACGGGACGACCGGCGACTCCTCGTCGCTGGCCGCCCCGGCCGACGCCGCGAGCGCGGACAGTCAATCGCAGATGACGCCCGAGGACGCGCTCCCTGAGCGTGAGGACACCGCTCCTGCGCGCGCCGGACTCGTCGGCGCGTGGGGCGGTGCGCTCGTGATTGCGGGTCGGGACTGA
- a CDS encoding glycosyltransferase — MTKVTFISTPDDGSCGIGTYTGTLLKNLDTSLDIRHVTVPLGSWNPFSYLAAVLQLKGDHSDVVHVQHEYGIFGPKSLMSWLFFPALYVISNIFGEEVVITFHSAWNDETIGPPLMGLKKIYVRFNNSLLAAVADHAIFLSDNCKERFLQSTSLSSYEVLPHGVQTDTVEIDSATAKETFGYKPEETLIVEPGYVRPEKGYETFLDVARNAPDYEFLIAGGNQNEDDAEYMANISQQAPENVQITGVLNDSEFHAVFNAADLILLPYEEVTQSGIFNWCVAYELPVIASDEQYFRNLNTQWNCVSLFDSGNADAALANVRELLDDEDQRTRLVAALKDYRKSQSIDGVADKHVKTYQQLCDSSAA, encoded by the coding sequence ATGACGAAAGTCACGTTTATCTCTACTCCGGACGACGGCTCATGTGGTATCGGAACGTACACAGGCACGCTCTTGAAGAATCTCGATACCAGTTTAGACATTCGTCACGTCACGGTCCCCTTAGGTAGTTGGAATCCGTTTTCGTATCTAGCGGCAGTTCTTCAACTAAAAGGAGACCACTCTGACGTGGTTCATGTTCAACACGAGTACGGTATCTTCGGACCCAAAAGTCTGATGAGTTGGCTGTTCTTCCCTGCCCTATATGTAATTTCTAATATTTTTGGGGAAGAAGTAGTTATTACGTTTCACAGTGCGTGGAACGATGAGACGATTGGCCCACCACTTATGGGCTTAAAGAAAATATACGTCCGGTTCAATAACTCACTTTTAGCAGCCGTCGCCGATCACGCCATTTTTTTATCAGATAATTGTAAAGAAAGGTTTCTACAAAGTACGTCACTCTCTTCGTATGAAGTCTTACCACATGGTGTCCAGACTGACACTGTTGAAATAGACTCGGCAACGGCCAAAGAGACGTTCGGCTATAAGCCGGAGGAAACCCTCATCGTCGAACCGGGATACGTCCGCCCAGAGAAAGGATACGAAACGTTTCTTGATGTCGCCCGCAATGCTCCTGACTACGAGTTTCTTATTGCAGGAGGTAACCAGAACGAGGACGACGCCGAGTACATGGCGAATATTTCACAGCAGGCTCCAGAAAACGTTCAGATAACCGGCGTACTTAACGACTCTGAGTTTCACGCAGTCTTTAATGCGGCCGACCTAATCCTGCTTCCGTACGAGGAAGTGACCCAGAGCGGCATTTTCAATTGGTGCGTCGCCTACGAGCTTCCTGTTATAGCGAGTGACGAACAGTACTTCCGTAACCTCAACACGCAGTGGAACTGCGTTTCGCTGTTCGACTCCGGAAACGCCGACGCTGCTCTAGCAAACGTCCGTGAGCTACTCGACGATGAGGACCAAAGGACTCGTCTTGTCGCAGCCCTGAAGGACTATCGGAAATCTCAGTCTATCGACGGAGTGGCGGATAAACACGTCAAAACATACCAACAGTTATGTGATAGTTCAGCCGCTTGA
- a CDS encoding DUF368 domain-containing protein, with translation MRQWLSIYLKGLFMGAADAVPGVSGGTIALITGIYERLVGGIAAFHPSVLADLPRAYEPDARGRIAEMLREMDVAFLLVLGAGIATAVVAVTGLIETALEVAPGLVFAFFGGLIAASAVVLWSEVGLDTRGEVAAAVVGFAVAFLVAGISAEGGLPHAVPLLFVAGAVAICAMILPGVSGSFLLILLGQYEFMVNQLQGFIDALLAGNIDTALDLLVNIVSFVAGGAVGILTFARVVKWALSNYRQITLTFLVALMVGALRYPVVKVFEETTAWTPASAAAVLTAALVGVFAVLLADYYTDDLEYVEDDPAATPTPRND, from the coding sequence ATGCGACAGTGGCTCTCCATCTACCTGAAAGGTCTCTTCATGGGTGCTGCCGACGCCGTACCGGGTGTCTCGGGCGGCACCATCGCGCTGATAACCGGCATCTACGAGCGACTGGTCGGAGGCATCGCCGCCTTCCACCCGTCCGTGCTGGCCGACCTGCCGAGAGCGTACGAACCGGACGCTCGCGGGCGAATCGCGGAGATGCTCCGGGAGATGGACGTGGCGTTCCTGTTGGTCCTCGGCGCGGGTATCGCCACTGCCGTCGTCGCGGTCACGGGGCTTATCGAGACTGCACTGGAGGTCGCGCCCGGTCTGGTGTTCGCGTTCTTTGGCGGTCTCATCGCCGCCTCCGCGGTGGTTCTCTGGAGCGAGGTCGGTCTCGACACGCGCGGCGAAGTAGCGGCCGCCGTCGTCGGGTTCGCCGTCGCGTTTCTCGTCGCGGGCATCTCCGCCGAAGGCGGATTGCCCCACGCGGTACCCCTGCTGTTCGTCGCCGGTGCGGTCGCCATCTGTGCGATGATACTCCCCGGCGTCTCGGGGTCGTTTCTGCTCATCCTGCTGGGTCAGTACGAATTCATGGTGAACCAACTGCAAGGGTTCATCGACGCCCTCCTGGCGGGGAACATCGACACCGCGCTTGACCTGCTGGTGAACATCGTCTCGTTCGTCGCTGGCGGGGCGGTCGGTATCCTCACGTTCGCCCGCGTCGTGAAATGGGCGCTCTCGAACTACCGCCAGATTACGCTAACCTTCCTCGTCGCACTGATGGTTGGGGCGCTCCGCTACCCAGTCGTCAAGGTGTTCGAGGAGACGACGGCGTGGACGCCCGCCAGCGCCGCCGCCGTTCTCACCGCCGCGCTGGTGGGCGTGTTCGCGGTCCTACTCGCGGATTACTACACAGACGATTTGGAGTACGTCGAGGACGACCCGGCGGCGACGCCGACGCCTCGGAACGACTAA
- a CDS encoding anaerobic glycerol-3-phosphate dehydrogenase subunit C: MSDAETPTDPSDARDEQAVSDEEFEPVQVFPESEEMDLRPGSDDCYKCSTCDSACPVAEVDDEFPGPKFQGPEQWRVKRKDDHDIDDSVMSCSNCMRCDSACPSDVPLSQMHNTARGQFVEEQMEKLSREYVRNRILANYGTLAGFASKVPRLANFVMGNSFVQSINEKLLGITSEREFPEFADQTFREWWHERGGNATSEKRAREARAKRDDASADADDKRVAYFHGCYSNYNTPEVGKSMVRTFEHFGYEVMVPPQQCSGTPMFANGMLADAERAAETNVRELAAAIEDGADIIASCTSCSMSLRQEYPELFSFEGTASVAARTYEALEYLRLHEDLDAELADAKVEDAEFAYHAPCHARNQGLAGQAVEVLDNLTGANAEDVGDSCSGISGTYGWKEEKYDTSMEIGAEMFDHMEDTDAETGMTECPTCAMQMEHGTGYEIRHPLEVLDEALVERER; encoded by the coding sequence ATGAGTGACGCAGAAACCCCAACCGACCCGAGCGACGCGCGAGACGAACAGGCGGTTTCGGACGAGGAGTTCGAACCGGTCCAAGTGTTCCCCGAGAGCGAGGAGATGGACCTCCGGCCGGGGAGCGACGACTGTTATAAGTGTTCGACCTGCGACTCGGCCTGTCCGGTCGCGGAGGTGGACGACGAGTTCCCCGGCCCGAAGTTTCAGGGTCCCGAGCAGTGGCGGGTCAAGCGCAAGGACGACCACGACATCGACGACTCGGTGATGTCGTGCTCGAACTGCATGCGCTGTGACTCGGCGTGTCCCTCCGACGTGCCCCTCAGCCAGATGCACAACACCGCTCGCGGGCAGTTCGTCGAAGAGCAGATGGAGAAGCTCTCGCGGGAGTACGTCCGGAACCGGATTCTGGCCAACTACGGCACCCTCGCCGGGTTCGCCAGCAAGGTGCCCCGCCTCGCCAACTTCGTGATGGGCAACTCGTTCGTTCAGTCGATCAACGAGAAACTGCTGGGCATCACCAGCGAGCGCGAGTTCCCCGAGTTCGCCGACCAGACGTTCCGAGAGTGGTGGCACGAGCGAGGCGGCAACGCCACCTCGGAAAAGCGAGCGCGAGAGGCGCGAGCGAAGCGAGACGACGCGAGCGCCGACGCCGACGACAAGCGCGTCGCCTACTTCCACGGCTGTTACTCTAACTACAACACCCCGGAGGTCGGCAAGTCGATGGTCCGTACCTTCGAGCACTTCGGCTACGAGGTCATGGTGCCGCCCCAGCAGTGTTCGGGCACGCCGATGTTCGCAAACGGAATGCTGGCCGACGCCGAGCGCGCGGCCGAGACGAACGTCCGGGAACTCGCCGCCGCAATCGAGGACGGCGCGGACATCATCGCCTCCTGTACCTCCTGTTCGATGTCGCTCCGCCAAGAGTACCCCGAACTGTTCAGTTTCGAGGGGACCGCCAGCGTCGCGGCCCGGACCTACGAGGCCCTCGAATACCTGCGACTCCATGAGGACCTCGACGCCGAACTGGCGGACGCCAAGGTCGAAGACGCGGAGTTCGCGTATCACGCGCCCTGTCACGCCCGGAATCAGGGTCTCGCCGGACAGGCGGTCGAAGTCCTCGACAACCTCACGGGGGCGAACGCCGAGGACGTGGGCGACTCGTGTTCGGGCATTTCGGGCACCTACGGGTGGAAAGAGGAGAAGTACGACACCTCGATGGAAATCGGCGCGGAGATGTTCGACCACATGGAAGACACCGACGCCGAGACCGGGATGACCGAGTGTCCGACCTGCGCGATGCAGATGGAACACGGCACGGGCTACGAGATTCGCCACCCGCTGGAAGTGTTAGACGAGGCGCTGGTCGAGCGCGAACGCTGA